The window CCGCCTTGTCCGCCAATGGAGTGGCAGTTCCGGCACTGCTTGTTCTGGAGAACGATTGCGCCTTCGCGTTCGAGCGGGGTGCGGTTGTGCAGGTAGAAGGTGGGGATGGGATCGCTGGTCCAGGCGTTCATGATGGGGCTCCACGGCGTGTAGGTGCCAAGGTGAGTGAAGACGCCTAGCGAGACAGCAATGACTGAGACGATGAGGACAGCGGCGGGACGGCGTGATACGTGCTTTTCGCCTTCGCCTGAGAGAAGCGGGAGGAGGATGAGGGCGATGATGCCGACGACAGGCATGATGAAGAGGACGGGAGTTTCGAGTGCTGGCGGGAGATAGGCGAGGACGGCGTAGAGCCAGAGGAAGAAGTAGTCAGGCTTGGGAGCGGTCTCGATGATGGTGGGGTCGGGTTGGCCGGAGGGGCCGAATGGACCGAACCAGAGCGCGCAGGCGATGACGGCGAGCATGATGGCTGCGGCGAAGGCGGCGTCCTTCCACGCTGCGTCGGGGACGAAGGGGATGCCGGTCTTCTTTTCGAGCTCTTTGTACTCACGCTGGTAGGTGGATTTTTTGACGAGGCGGCCGGGCATGGGCCAGTCGTTGATGCCGAGACGAAGGACCATCCAGACGTGCATGCCGACAAGGGCGAGCAGGGTGCCGGGGATGACGAAGACGTGGAGCGCGAAGAAGCGTGAGAGGGTGTTGCCGGCAATGATGGGTCCGCCGAGCATGAGGCCTACGAGTGGTCCGCCGATGAGGGGGACGCGACTGAGAATGGAGGCTCCGATGCCGAGGCCCCAATAGGCGTCCTGGTCAAAGCGAAGAACCTGGCCGGTGAAGGCCATGCCGAGAGTGAGCAGGAGGAGGAAGACACCGATGATCCACGTGAGTTCGCGGGGGAACTTGTAGGCGCCGAAGAGAAAGACCTGCACCATGTGGATGAGGACGATGGCGACCATGAAGTCGGAGCCCCAGCCGTGCATGGCGCGGAGGAACCAGCCGAGTCTGACGTTGTGGTCGAGGAACTGGAGGCTGTTCCAGGCGTTGGCTGCGGTGGGTGCGTAGACGAGCGCGAGCAGGACGCCGGTCATGATCTGGAGGATGAGGACGACGGTGGCGGCGCTGCCGAAGACGTACCACCAACTGGCGGTGTTGGCGGGTACCTCGTGTTCAGCGGTTTCGATCAGGGGTGCGCCGAGACCGAGGCGATCTTCGAACCAGTTGTAGAGATCGAGGCCGCGTTGTTTTAGGTCTGGCATGAACTGCACCTCGGCTGGGGTTTGTCGATGGAGGCGAGACGGGCTGCGGGAGTGCCTTCGATCTGGGTTAGAGGAGTGACGTTCTTTGCTTCGTTCGCGAGGGTTGGCATTCTGCCAGCGCTGATCATGAGAGTGCCATTGGAGATTTTGTGTTGGTACTCGAAGAGGCCGCGCTCGGGTGGACCGGAGGCGCGAGAGCCGTCGGCGTAGTAGGCGCCGCCGTGGCAGGGGCAGAGGAAGAGCTTCGATTGCGCGAACCAACGGACGGGGCAGCCGAGGTGGGCGCAGTTGATGGCGAAGACCTGAAAGGTTTCGCCGGAGACGCGGCGGACCCATGCGGGGATGTCGCCGGTCTGGCCGTCCCACTGGGTGGTGATGGGGTTGCGATAGCTGATGAGGCGAGTCTCGCCTTCGGGGAAGTCAGAGAGTGGACCGAGGTTGATCCAGGAGTTGTCGGCGCCGGTTTTCTTGAGTGCGGGGCCGAGGACGTAGCCGACGATTGGGATGGCAAGAACGACACCGACCGCGGCGTTGACCATAAGAGCGAGCTTGAAGAGGAAGGCGCGGCGCGAGTGACCTGCGGCGATGCTCGGGTCTTTCACTGGCTCGGCAACGGGCTCGGTGGTGGTGTGATCGGTTGGTGGGAGCTGCTCACTCGGTGTCATTGCTTCGTGCTCCTGGATTCGTGCTCCTGCGGTGTTCGTCGTGTTCCATTCTTCTCATCTTCCGTGTTTAGTGAGAGCGATAGGGCTGGCCTGGCTCGTTAGTCCGTTTGGAGGCGAGCCAGGCGATAATGTCGGTGACCTGCTGGTCGGTCAGAGGTTGCGCGGCGTCAGAGCGCCAGTCGGGCATACCCTCGTCGGGACGGCCCGCGATGACGATGCTGCGGAGGTCCTGATTGCTGATGAGAGCGAGGTAGGCTGGATTGACGATTGAGCCGAGCTTGCCAGCACCTGCATTGGGATCGCCGGCGTTGCCTTCGCCGTTCGCTCCGTGGCATCGTGCACAGGCCGTCGTGTAAGCTTGCTGGCCGTTGTCAGCGTTGGCCGGTAGTGTGGCTGCGCAGGGCGGAGGGTTTGCGCCTGCGAGTGCGTCGGGCGTGCCCCATTGCTGGAGGATGCCCTGGGCGATGATGGCGACCTGACGGTCGGTGAGCGAGCCACCGGAGCTTTTGGCGAAGGCAGGCATGAGGCCACCGGGGACGCCTTTGGTGATGATCTGATGGATGGTGGCCTCTCCGGCGACGGCGAGGTAGACGGGGTTAGCGAGCGAGATGGCTGCGCCGTTTTTACCGTTGGCTCCGTGGCAGGCTGCACAGTTCTCTTTGTAGAGAGTCGGGAAGTCGAGGACTTCGTCTGGGCGTATGACTTCGGGGCCTGGTCCGGGGCGGCCGGGAATGCGACTGCACCCGGTGACGGCGATACAGGCAGCCGATAGCATGAGTGTGCCGAACACTGCGAGTCTGTGAGGGGCTGATCTCATTGGGGTTTGCTCATTGATCGTCTTTCTCGATGGGTAGATCGCTGTGGATTCCAGCGCGGATAGCGAAAGGCAGAGAACGGAACTGAGGTGTTCGCACTTTGACGTGCAGGTTGACGATGAATCCGCAGACGAGGCCAAAGGCGATCTGTGAGATGACGAACCACAGCCAATTGATGCGCGCATTGAGGACAGGGCTGATGACACCGAGAGCTGAATAGAGGAGGCCGGTCCAGAGCAAGGGAGCGACGAAGCCGGCGGTGAGGATGGGTTTTCTGGGGAACATTGGCAGCATAGCGCCATAGAGAAGGCCGATGAGGACCGAGGTGAAGGCGTGGATGCCGGTGGCTGCAAGAAGACCTTCGAGATGAAATTGGCGGAGAAAGTCGGTGCTTGCGGAGGCCCAACTGACGAAGCCGCCTGCAGCAAGAAGATTTACGGCGTACCAGATGCTGTGATATTTGAGCAGGCCGAAGAGAGCCGCGGGAACGATCATTGCGATGCCACCGCCGATGCCTCCCTTGAGGCCGGAGGTGATGCTGAAGGTTTCAACCGGCAGTATCTGGCGGTGATCTGCACTGACGGGAAGCTGTTCGCGCGTGGTGCGGGTACTCGAGATCTTCATGACGCCGGTTTGAACCGGGACGGCGACGTGGAGCTCGTGTGGAAAGATGTCGAAGAACCATCCGACGATAGATCGAAGGGTAAGGATCAATCCCAACAGGCTGATAACCCAGTGGGTGACCATGCCGGTGATGAGGAGGGCGATACCAAGCGCAAGCACCATGGGCCATGGAGTGGGCGCCGGGAGGATGACGGTGTCGGACCGGTGTTCGTGGTCGTGACTGTGGGTGGCTTGGGTGAACTGACCTTCCTGCATCGTATCTCCTCCTTTCCAGAAGCTACCTGCCGATGACGTAGACCACGAGAAAGACAACGACCCAGACTGCGTCGACGAAGTGCCAGTAGAGTGAGAGTACTTCGAGTTTTTCTGAGTGCTCTTCCTTGATTTTGCCTGCCAGTGAAAATGCGAGCGTTAAGGACAGCATGATGAGACCAACGACTACGTGCGTGGCGTGGAGACCGACGAGCGAGTAGTAGGTGGATCCGAAGAGGTTGGTCTTTATGGTGAGGCCCTCGTCGTGGATGAGGTGATACCACTCGCGGGCTGTGGTGATGAGAAAGATGGTGCCGAGCAAGACAGTGGCAGCAAGATGGAGCGTGCAGGCGCGGAAGTTCTCTTTGCGCAGGGAAGTGACAGCATGATGCACGAAGAAGCTGCTCGATAGCAGACAGATGGTGCCGAAGATGGGAAGCTCAAGCACCTGCGCCGGCGTTGGGCCGCTGAGGCTCTTGCCGATGTAGTAGATGTAGGCGACGACGAAGATGATGAAGATCGCGGACTCGGCGAGGATGAGGCAAGCCATGCCTATGTTGCCGCGGTAGGGCAGCTTCCATGGGGTTTCAATCGGTCCGTCGATTGGAATTCTGCTTGCGGTCGTCACAGTTGTCATTATTCGTAGTCCGAGTCTGGATCTTCAGGATGCTTCAGATCCCATAGTGGCCGGCGGCTGTTGACGGTTGGCTCGATGGCGAAGTTGTACGACGGTGGAGGAGAAGGCACTGACCATTCAAGGGTCCAGGCGTCCCAGGGATCGTGGCCGGCCTCTTTGCCTTTGTAGTAGGAGTGGATCATGTTGTAGACGAGAACCAGAGTGCCTGCTGCCTGAAAGAT is drawn from Edaphobacter lichenicola and contains these coding sequences:
- a CDS encoding cytochrome b N-terminal domain-containing protein, with protein sequence MPDLKQRGLDLYNWFEDRLGLGAPLIETAEHEVPANTASWWYVFGSAATVVLILQIMTGVLLALVYAPTAANAWNSLQFLDHNVRLGWFLRAMHGWGSDFMVAIVLIHMVQVFLFGAYKFPRELTWIIGVFLLLLTLGMAFTGQVLRFDQDAYWGLGIGASILSRVPLIGGPLVGLMLGGPIIAGNTLSRFFALHVFVIPGTLLALVGMHVWMVLRLGINDWPMPGRLVKKSTYQREYKELEKKTGIPFVPDAAWKDAAFAAAIMLAVIACALWFGPFGPSGQPDPTIIETAPKPDYFFLWLYAVLAYLPPALETPVLFIMPVVGIIALILLPLLSGEGEKHVSRRPAAVLIVSVIAVSLGVFTHLGTYTPWSPIMNAWTSDPIPTFYLHNRTPLEREGAIVLQNKQCRNCHSIGGQGGLRGPALDAIAAHMTEDQIIRQVLQGDGNMPAYGNALNPSEATALVHFLLTLRGNDLQPAIDASRRMVSEQQSPPPPPTGH
- a CDS encoding QcrA and Rieske domain-containing protein; translated protein: MTPSEQLPPTDHTTTEPVAEPVKDPSIAAGHSRRAFLFKLALMVNAAVGVVLAIPIVGYVLGPALKKTGADNSWINLGPLSDFPEGETRLISYRNPITTQWDGQTGDIPAWVRRVSGETFQVFAINCAHLGCPVRWFAQSKLFLCPCHGGAYYADGSRASGPPERGLFEYQHKISNGTLMISAGRMPTLANEAKNVTPLTQIEGTPAARLASIDKPQPRCSSCQT
- a CDS encoding c-type cytochrome; protein product: MRSAPHRLAVFGTLMLSAACIAVTGCSRIPGRPGPGPEVIRPDEVLDFPTLYKENCAACHGANGKNGAAISLANPVYLAVAGEATIHQIITKGVPGGLMPAFAKSSGGSLTDRQVAIIAQGILQQWGTPDALAGANPPPCAATLPANADNGQQAYTTACARCHGANGEGNAGDPNAGAGKLGSIVNPAYLALISNQDLRSIVIAGRPDEGMPDWRSDAAQPLTDQQVTDIIAWLASKRTNEPGQPYRSH
- a CDS encoding cytochrome c oxidase subunit 4, which produces MQEGQFTQATHSHDHEHRSDTVILPAPTPWPMVLALGIALLITGMVTHWVISLLGLILTLRSIVGWFFDIFPHELHVAVPVQTGVMKISSTRTTREQLPVSADHRQILPVETFSITSGLKGGIGGGIAMIVPAALFGLLKYHSIWYAVNLLAAGGFVSWASASTDFLRQFHLEGLLAATGIHAFTSVLIGLLYGAMLPMFPRKPILTAGFVAPLLWTGLLYSALGVISPVLNARINWLWFVISQIAFGLVCGFIVNLHVKVRTPQFRSLPFAIRAGIHSDLPIEKDDQ
- a CDS encoding cytochrome c oxidase subunit 3 — encoded protein: MTTVTTASRIPIDGPIETPWKLPYRGNIGMACLILAESAIFIIFVVAYIYYIGKSLSGPTPAQVLELPIFGTICLLSSSFFVHHAVTSLRKENFRACTLHLAATVLLGTIFLITTAREWYHLIHDEGLTIKTNLFGSTYYSLVGLHATHVVVGLIMLSLTLAFSLAGKIKEEHSEKLEVLSLYWHFVDAVWVVVFLVVYVIGR